A stretch of the Geovibrio thiophilus genome encodes the following:
- a CDS encoding cytochrome c codes for MKRKAVMVLTIALILAFAVATAFAAGNERKGKRTWKKSCRTACHEGGKASDLSPVSKTQAQWKALFDGNHAKIDAAHKAKGASHDALQPSDWEDIYEYLKGHALDSDQPETCG; via the coding sequence ATGAAAAGAAAAGCGGTTATGGTTCTCACAATTGCTCTTATCCTCGCTTTCGCAGTTGCGACTGCGTTTGCTGCGGGAAATGAAAGAAAAGGCAAAAGAACATGGAAGAAAAGCTGCCGTACGGCATGTCATGAAGGAGGCAAGGCTTCTGATCTTTCTCCTGTTTCAAAGACTCAGGCTCAGTGGAAGGCCCTCTTTGACGGCAACCACGCTAAGATTGATGCTGCTCACAAAGCAAAAGGCGCTTCGCACGATGCTCTTCAGCCCAGCGACTGGGAAGATATATACGAATATCTGAAAGGTCACGCGCTGGACAGCGATCAGCCCGAAACCTGCGGTTGA
- a CDS encoding acetyl-CoA carboxylase biotin carboxyl carrier protein subunit, producing MITKRQYFATVDKGEQEYTIDIVEETSNVFTVSIDGKESTVDFARMGDNLYSIIIDGRSYDIDVTEKGDNFSVLMGGDHFDVEVLDEMKRLMKLRTSAGLEGRQVIEAQMPGMIWKVLVEPEQEVKAGQPLMILVAMKMENEIKAPKDGVVQELFVKPDQTVAAGDKLAVVE from the coding sequence ATGATAACCAAAAGACAGTACTTCGCGACGGTTGATAAGGGCGAACAGGAATACACCATTGATATTGTTGAGGAAACCTCAAACGTGTTCACCGTCAGCATAGACGGAAAAGAAAGCACGGTTGATTTCGCGCGGATGGGTGACAACCTGTATTCGATCATTATTGACGGACGCTCTTATGATATTGATGTAACAGAAAAAGGGGATAATTTCTCCGTGCTCATGGGAGGCGACCACTTCGATGTGGAGGTTCTGGATGAGATGAAGCGTCTAATGAAGCTCCGCACATCCGCAGGGCTTGAGGGGCGTCAGGTCATTGAGGCGCAGATGCCCGGCATGATCTGGAAGGTTCTTGTGGAGCCTGAGCAGGAGGTCAAGGCGGGTCAGCCGCTTATGATCCTCGTTGCCATGAAGATGGAAAACGAGATCAAGGCGCCGAAGGACGGAGTGGTTCAGGAGCTTTTTGTTAAGCCTGATCAGACAGTCGCTGCCGGAGATAAGCTGGCGGTTGTGGAATAG
- the rpsT gene encoding 30S ribosomal protein S20: protein MAHTLCANKRIRQDSKKALANKANKSKMRTVIKKFLAAVSSGDKAVAAEAFKNAEVTIRKISTKGVIHKNQASRRVSRLAVRLNAMG, encoded by the coding sequence GTGGCCCACACACTTTGTGCTAACAAAAGAATCAGACAGGACAGTAAAAAGGCTCTTGCGAACAAAGCGAATAAATCTAAAATGAGAACTGTCATCAAAAAATTTCTCGCGGCTGTATCAAGCGGAGATAAAGCAGTGGCAGCAGAAGCTTTTAAAAACGCCGAAGTCACAATAAGAAAAATCTCCACTAAAGGCGTGATTCACAAGAATCAGGCTTCCAGAAGAGTATCAAGGCTCGCTGTCCGTCTTAACGCAATGGGTTAA
- the meaB gene encoding methylmalonyl Co-A mutase-associated GTPase MeaB: MDLDLLTQEILKGSVRAIGKGITLIESRRPEHAEQAAKLLDRLLPHSGRSLRVGITGVPGVGKSTFIESFGRHLTSLGHKVAVLAVDPSSQITGGSILGDKTRMEELSRDPNAFIRPSPAGDTLGGVARRTRETMLLCEAAGYDVAIVETVGVGQSETAVASMVDFFMLLQLATAGDELQGIKKGVMELADAVVINKADIDRSKTDLAKSQYITALHILRPRSRNWSVPVLTVSALKNEGMEEVRTMLMNFREAMEKSGEFEDKRRSQSVDWMWSLLMDDLKSLFLNNKNVKGIFPQVQEAVSKGITTPSAASKRLLDAFRKY; the protein is encoded by the coding sequence ATGGATTTGGACTTACTCACGCAGGAGATACTAAAAGGCAGCGTCAGGGCTATCGGAAAAGGGATAACCCTGATAGAAAGCCGCAGACCTGAGCATGCGGAACAGGCGGCTAAGCTTCTGGACAGGCTTCTGCCTCACTCCGGCAGGTCGCTCAGAGTAGGCATCACAGGCGTTCCGGGCGTGGGCAAAAGCACATTCATCGAATCTTTCGGCAGGCATCTCACCTCTTTGGGGCACAAAGTGGCGGTGCTTGCCGTTGACCCATCCTCTCAGATAACAGGCGGAAGCATCCTCGGCGATAAAACACGCATGGAGGAACTTTCCCGTGATCCCAACGCATTCATACGTCCCTCCCCCGCCGGAGACACCCTAGGCGGCGTCGCCAGACGCACAAGGGAGACAATGCTCCTCTGCGAAGCGGCAGGGTATGATGTAGCCATAGTGGAAACCGTCGGCGTCGGGCAGTCGGAAACGGCCGTGGCATCCATGGTGGATTTCTTCATGCTGCTACAGCTCGCAACAGCGGGTGATGAGCTTCAGGGGATCAAAAAAGGTGTCATGGAGCTTGCGGACGCTGTAGTCATAAACAAGGCGGACATAGACCGCAGCAAGACAGATCTCGCCAAATCGCAATACATCACAGCCCTGCATATCCTCCGCCCCAGAAGCCGCAACTGGTCAGTCCCTGTGCTCACTGTGAGTGCTCTGAAAAATGAGGGGATGGAAGAAGTCCGCACAATGCTGATGAACTTCCGTGAGGCTATGGAAAAATCCGGTGAATTTGAGGATAAACGCCGCAGCCAGTCAGTGGACTGGATGTGGAGCCTGCTGATGGATGACCTTAAGTCACTGTTTCTCAATAATAAAAACGTAAAAGGCATCTTTCCGCAGGTGCAGGAGGCAGTTTCAAAAGGGATAACCACTCCCTCTGCTGCCTCAAAACGTCTTCTGGACGCTTTCAGGAAATATTAG
- the ybaK gene encoding Cys-tRNA(Pro) deacylase, with protein MADLPVTPAIRVLRAAKVPFEGHLYKYVEKGGTAQSAKELGVEEHIVVKTIIVEDENKKPMIVLMHGDREISLKNLARFIGAKTLHPCDPNTANKHTGYMVGGTSPFGTKKQMPVYAEETIFELSKILINGGKRGFLVILDPKDMERVLKPVKVNVGIE; from the coding sequence ATGGCAGATTTACCCGTTACTCCGGCGATACGTGTTTTGAGAGCGGCTAAGGTTCCCTTTGAGGGGCACTTATACAAATATGTGGAGAAGGGCGGCACGGCGCAGTCCGCAAAAGAACTTGGCGTTGAAGAGCATATCGTGGTGAAAACCATTATTGTCGAAGATGAAAATAAAAAACCGATGATTGTCCTTATGCACGGGGACAGGGAGATTTCCCTGAAAAATCTTGCCAGATTCATCGGAGCAAAGACCCTGCATCCCTGCGATCCGAACACGGCTAACAAGCACACAGGCTACATGGTCGGCGGAACATCCCCTTTCGGCACAAAGAAGCAAATGCCCGTTTATGCAGAGGAGACTATTTTTGAACTCAGTAAGATACTGATAAACGGGGGGAAAAGAGGGTTTCTGGTAATTCTGGATCCGAAGGATATGGAAAGAGTGCTTAAGCCTGTTAAGGTGAACGTCGGGATTGAGTAG
- a CDS encoding TorD/DmsD family molecular chaperone, producing the protein MSSMTGLKTALAENNYESAISVLSGANPDKNGLVSLSAAFMFLSLVFRYPDKPVYDTLERYLPEFQSFIDEYTAGILELTDRREMEYDYVRLFINAPGGMKANPYASCWLSDEKLLWGEQMMRLKELMEKEGFVMSASVTELEDHVSVVLEFCSVLTEKIASGAEPCGIGSFFALLEIMRDFFPAFADKFALKVTEEAELEFYKTAGRLTQGFLADAEQIFGELIFEG; encoded by the coding sequence ATGAGTTCAATGACGGGACTAAAAACCGCTCTTGCGGAAAATAACTATGAAAGCGCCATCAGTGTTCTTTCCGGCGCGAATCCTGATAAAAACGGTCTGGTCAGTCTGTCCGCCGCTTTTATGTTTCTCTCCCTTGTTTTCAGGTATCCGGATAAGCCGGTTTACGACACCCTCGAAAGGTATCTTCCCGAATTTCAGTCATTTATTGATGAATATACGGCGGGCATTCTTGAGCTCACCGACAGGCGTGAAATGGAGTACGACTATGTGCGTCTCTTTATAAACGCACCCGGCGGAATGAAAGCAAACCCTTATGCCTCATGCTGGCTCAGTGACGAAAAGCTCCTCTGGGGCGAGCAGATGATGCGCCTTAAGGAGCTCATGGAGAAGGAAGGCTTCGTAATGAGCGCTTCCGTGACCGAGCTTGAGGATCACGTAAGCGTTGTCCTTGAGTTCTGTTCGGTTCTCACTGAAAAGATAGCATCAGGTGCGGAACCTTGCGGAATAGGCAGCTTTTTTGCGCTTCTTGAAATAATGAGAGATTTTTTCCCCGCCTTCGCCGATAAGTTCGCTTTAAAAGTAACCGAAGAGGCGGAGCTGGAGTTTTATAAAACCGCAGGGAGACTTACTCAGGGCTTTCTTGCGGATGCAGAGCAGATTTTCGGAGAGCTGATCTTCGAAGGATAA
- a CDS encoding FCSD flavin-binding domain-containing protein has protein sequence MSGISRRNFVKASAAVIASAGISGCAGSLNLNFNKQQEQVILPKSGKRVVVLGGGWGGTTAAKYVKLGDPSIEVVLVERLDNFVSCPMSNLVLSGMKSLQEITFTYDALVKNYGIKIIKTEAAGLDAAAKQLITAAGRIEYDKLIVSPGVEFMYDKIEGWSKDAEDVFPHAYKAGRQTTLLREQLVNLNNGENVLLTVPLAPYRCPPGPYERACQIAFYLKNNKKGSKLIVIDANEDIASKGKLFHAAWDDYYKDVIEYVPDTAVKGVDVKSRVVKTTNGDFKGGAANIIPDMKAGSFAYKAGLLPETDRWVRVQAFTLESQALKDVFVLGDSTHAGTVGPVPKSGFVANSMGKVAAAAVVNQLNGKEPLKPNLVNTCYSMVNDREAIFISGVYDYDETTKLIISRGGGLSPERSELYAKHAEDWALSIWSDMLT, from the coding sequence ATGAGCGGCATATCCAGACGAAACTTTGTTAAGGCTTCCGCCGCTGTCATAGCCTCGGCGGGTATTTCCGGCTGTGCGGGAAGCCTGAATCTTAATTTTAATAAGCAGCAGGAGCAGGTTATTCTGCCAAAATCCGGCAAAAGAGTAGTCGTTCTCGGCGGCGGCTGGGGAGGGACCACGGCTGCGAAATATGTTAAGCTCGGCGATCCTTCCATTGAGGTTGTGCTTGTGGAGAGGCTGGATAATTTTGTCTCATGCCCGATGAGCAACCTTGTTTTATCCGGAATGAAATCCCTTCAGGAAATCACTTTTACATACGATGCTCTGGTGAAAAACTACGGCATCAAAATTATAAAGACAGAAGCTGCGGGGCTTGATGCCGCTGCGAAGCAGCTTATCACCGCGGCAGGGCGCATTGAGTATGACAAGCTCATAGTCTCCCCGGGCGTAGAGTTTATGTATGATAAGATAGAAGGCTGGTCAAAGGACGCTGAGGATGTTTTCCCCCATGCTTACAAGGCCGGCAGGCAGACAACACTCCTCCGTGAGCAGCTTGTAAACCTGAATAACGGCGAGAATGTCCTGCTTACTGTTCCTCTTGCTCCATACAGATGCCCTCCGGGTCCTTATGAAAGAGCGTGCCAGATAGCTTTTTACCTCAAGAACAACAAGAAGGGTTCTAAGCTGATAGTCATTGATGCCAATGAGGATATTGCCTCCAAGGGCAAGCTCTTCCATGCGGCGTGGGATGATTATTATAAGGATGTCATAGAGTATGTGCCTGACACTGCCGTGAAAGGTGTTGATGTAAAAAGCAGAGTTGTGAAAACAACCAACGGTGATTTTAAAGGCGGCGCGGCGAACATTATTCCGGACATGAAGGCGGGCTCTTTTGCTTACAAGGCAGGACTTCTTCCCGAAACCGACCGCTGGGTGAGGGTGCAGGCGTTTACCCTTGAATCTCAGGCGTTGAAAGATGTTTTTGTGCTCGGAGACTCCACCCATGCCGGAACCGTGGGTCCTGTTCCGAAATCAGGCTTTGTCGCCAATTCAATGGGCAAGGTAGCGGCTGCCGCTGTTGTGAATCAGCTTAACGGCAAGGAGCCATTGAAGCCGAACCTTGTTAATACATGCTACAGCATGGTTAATGACAGGGAGGCTATATTCATATCAGGTGTGTACGACTATGACGAAACGACTAAGCTGATAATCAGCAGGGGCGGCGGGCTTTCCCCCGAGCGTTCGGAGCTCTACGCAAAACATGCTGAGGACTGGGCGCTAAGCATCTGGTCGGACATGCTGACGTAA
- a CDS encoding DUF3373 domain-containing protein, with the protein MNKLLVALLTVFMSVSVAFAADPSLEDLKNQITALQSEIDTISKRVDVTERHTALDKTNLSIELRTRLDSISYNDVRALPAYANDMMGLWLNNTLISGAGGSAWDTNGDFWNDAFMQNYQQDFGALYTELMGTSEVAQEFQMNFGALIGSDGTGNFSNTDWVDGMIDFAGMTGLADGNMNGVTDYQDVVITVAGMNGLDLNDPAQAAQAQMMANMMAFAYLMSDSTLSSAEAAVVKSMFKGVKPRKYDTENSSMFTNKLRLRLNSKVNNNLSFAGRLVMYKSWGDSNNIRFFDGTFKSMYLDGNSAAVPTDDSVHVERAYFVYKNNIGDMGYHFSFGRRPSTYGPGYENHENSVLGGSPVASIIQWNFDGASLQFDFDAWVPGSFIKFCYGKGFEGQWGTANALSANNGLISNPNVDDVEFGGIIFKFYDDEQYKVWYNYARGIGVTDGFTGMVAMPFYISGKDYNLDGEYDEYTFNANYGGYASRFEPTAEIGDIEMHAFLVQGENYGFNWFASYNLSVTHPDGRSNNPMFQFMDQDKLLGSDSSKHGNMVWVGVTTPDLPFTGGKLGFEYNQGSKNWINFTAGEDDLVGSKLAVRGKVYEVYYHQPIVDNKLFATIGYQYFDYDYTGSGNPMGAPTKIDDVNGLHAMMPVVDKVEKFYGSFTYSF; encoded by the coding sequence ATGAACAAACTTCTCGTTGCGCTTTTAACAGTGTTCATGTCTGTCTCGGTTGCTTTTGCGGCGGATCCTTCCCTTGAGGATCTCAAAAATCAGATAACCGCATTGCAGTCTGAGATAGACACGATCAGCAAGCGTGTGGATGTGACAGAGCGTCACACAGCGCTTGACAAAACCAATCTCAGCATAGAGCTGAGGACAAGGCTTGACTCCATCAGCTATAACGATGTGCGGGCTCTTCCAGCATACGCTAACGACATGATGGGGCTCTGGCTCAATAATACCCTTATTTCCGGCGCCGGCGGTTCCGCATGGGACACAAACGGCGACTTCTGGAACGATGCTTTCATGCAGAACTATCAGCAGGACTTCGGAGCTCTCTACACAGAGCTTATGGGAACCTCTGAGGTTGCGCAGGAGTTTCAGATGAACTTCGGAGCCCTTATCGGCAGCGACGGTACAGGCAACTTCAGCAATACCGACTGGGTTGACGGCATGATCGACTTCGCAGGGATGACAGGTCTCGCTGACGGCAACATGAACGGCGTTACCGACTATCAGGACGTTGTTATAACTGTCGCCGGAATGAACGGGCTCGATCTCAACGACCCTGCTCAGGCTGCTCAGGCGCAGATGATGGCAAACATGATGGCATTCGCTTACCTCATGAGCGACAGCACGCTTTCCTCTGCAGAGGCTGCGGTTGTAAAATCCATGTTCAAAGGTGTCAAACCCAGAAAGTATGACACAGAAAACAGCTCAATGTTCACAAACAAGCTTCGCCTTCGTCTCAACAGCAAGGTCAATAATAACCTCAGCTTCGCCGGCAGGCTTGTTATGTATAAATCATGGGGCGATTCCAACAACATCAGATTTTTTGACGGAACATTCAAGAGTATGTATCTTGACGGCAACTCCGCCGCTGTTCCGACAGATGATTCTGTGCATGTAGAGAGAGCCTACTTCGTCTATAAGAACAATATAGGCGATATGGGCTACCATTTCTCATTCGGACGCCGCCCCTCCACCTATGGTCCCGGGTATGAAAACCATGAGAACTCGGTTCTCGGCGGTTCTCCCGTGGCTTCTATCATCCAGTGGAACTTCGACGGAGCGTCTCTCCAGTTCGATTTTGACGCATGGGTTCCCGGCTCTTTTATTAAATTCTGCTACGGCAAAGGCTTTGAAGGTCAGTGGGGTACTGCGAACGCACTTTCCGCGAACAACGGTCTCATTTCCAATCCTAATGTAGACGATGTTGAGTTCGGCGGAATCATCTTTAAGTTCTATGACGATGAGCAGTATAAGGTATGGTACAACTACGCCAGAGGAATCGGCGTGACGGACGGCTTCACCGGAATGGTGGCTATGCCCTTTTACATAAGCGGCAAAGACTACAATCTGGACGGCGAGTACGATGAGTACACGTTTAACGCCAACTACGGCGGTTATGCCTCAAGATTCGAGCCCACAGCGGAAATCGGCGACATAGAAATGCACGCCTTCCTTGTTCAGGGCGAGAACTACGGTTTTAACTGGTTCGCTTCCTACAACCTCAGCGTTACTCATCCGGACGGCAGATCAAACAACCCCATGTTCCAGTTTATGGATCAGGACAAGCTTCTCGGCTCAGACAGCAGCAAGCACGGCAACATGGTATGGGTGGGCGTTACAACCCCCGACCTTCCCTTCACCGGCGGCAAGCTCGGCTTTGAGTACAATCAGGGAAGCAAAAACTGGATAAACTTTACAGCTGGCGAGGATGATCTTGTAGGCAGCAAGCTTGCCGTAAGAGGTAAAGTTTACGAAGTTTACTATCACCAGCCCATAGTCGACAATAAGCTGTTCGCCACCATCGGCTATCAGTACTTCGACTATGACTACACAGGCAGCGGCAACCCCATGGGCGCGCCCACCAAAATTGATGACGTAAACGGTCTTCATGCGATGATGCCTGTTGTTGATAAGGTAGAGAAATTCTACGGTTCCTTCACTTACAGTTTCTAG
- the scpA gene encoding methylmalonyl-CoA mutase has product MAGFDKKTVQDWEKLAAKEIKKEDVSSLMWDTSEGIRVKPLYTLEDLEKLENINTIPGFAPFMRGPKATMYAGRPWTVRQYAGFSTAEESNAFYRRNLAAGQQGLSVAFDLATHRGYDSDHPRVVGDVGKAGVAIDSILDMEILFKDIPLADVSVSMTMNGAVLPIMALYIIAAEEQGVTQDKLSGTIQNDILKEFMVRNTYIYPPEPSMNIISDIIEYTSKYMPKFNSISISGYHIQEAGANNVQELAFTLADGVEYVKAAIAKGLEVDQFAPRLSFFFAIGMNFFMEISKLRAARFLWAELMSQFNPKNVLSSALRTHCQTSGWSLTEQDPYNNVIRTTIEAMAAVLGGTQSLHTNALDEAIALPTDHSARIARNTQLVIQEETGICNVVDPLGGSYYVESLTASLISEARKLIKEIDALGGMTKAIESGMPKLKIEESSARKQAKIDIGEDVIVGVNKYRLAKENPIDVLDIDNTAVREAQIKRLQRLRAERNEAECRAALEEITRVAETGQGNLLEACVNAARKRASVGEMSDAMEKVFGRHKAEIKLVSGVYGKVFEDSEDFAQIKKEIDSFSEEEGRRPRILIAKMGQDGHDRGAKVVATAFADAGFDVDVGPLFQTPAETAKMAVENDVHAIGVSSLAAGHKTLVPHLAEELRKLGADDVVIVCGGVIPRQDYDALYAAGAACIFGPGTPITKSARETLEAIRKKKIS; this is encoded by the coding sequence ATGGCAGGTTTTGATAAAAAGACCGTGCAGGACTGGGAAAAGCTCGCCGCGAAGGAGATTAAGAAGGAAGATGTTTCATCCCTCATGTGGGATACTTCGGAAGGCATAAGAGTAAAACCGCTGTACACGCTTGAAGACCTTGAGAAACTAGAAAATATAAATACAATCCCCGGATTTGCGCCCTTTATGCGCGGTCCCAAGGCGACAATGTATGCGGGGCGTCCGTGGACTGTGCGTCAGTATGCGGGCTTCTCCACAGCGGAGGAGTCAAACGCTTTCTACCGCCGCAATCTCGCGGCAGGTCAGCAGGGACTTTCCGTTGCGTTCGATCTCGCCACTCACAGAGGCTACGACTCAGACCATCCCAGAGTGGTGGGCGATGTGGGCAAGGCGGGGGTCGCAATCGACTCTATCCTTGACATGGAGATTCTGTTCAAGGACATTCCCCTTGCGGATGTTTCCGTGTCAATGACTATGAACGGCGCGGTTCTGCCCATTATGGCGCTTTACATCATCGCCGCTGAGGAGCAGGGAGTCACTCAGGACAAGCTTTCAGGCACAATCCAGAACGACATACTGAAAGAGTTCATGGTGCGAAACACATACATCTATCCCCCTGAGCCCTCCATGAACATTATTTCGGACATCATAGAATATACCAGCAAATACATGCCGAAGTTCAACTCTATATCCATCAGCGGCTATCACATTCAGGAGGCGGGAGCGAACAATGTTCAGGAACTCGCCTTCACTCTCGCTGACGGCGTTGAGTATGTGAAAGCAGCCATTGCAAAAGGACTTGAGGTCGATCAGTTTGCGCCGAGACTTTCGTTCTTCTTCGCAATAGGCATGAACTTCTTCATGGAGATCTCCAAGCTCCGCGCGGCAAGATTCCTCTGGGCGGAGCTTATGAGTCAGTTCAACCCGAAAAACGTTCTCTCCTCCGCACTCCGCACCCACTGCCAGACCTCCGGCTGGAGCCTCACCGAACAGGATCCCTACAACAACGTCATCAGAACCACAATAGAGGCGATGGCTGCGGTTCTGGGCGGAACACAGTCACTGCATACCAACGCTCTGGACGAGGCTATAGCTCTTCCCACCGACCACTCGGCACGCATAGCCAGAAACACGCAGCTTGTAATTCAGGAAGAGACAGGCATATGCAATGTTGTTGACCCTCTGGGCGGTTCATATTATGTTGAGTCGTTGACGGCATCGCTCATAAGCGAGGCGCGCAAGCTCATAAAAGAGATAGACGCACTCGGCGGTATGACAAAAGCAATCGAATCCGGCATGCCGAAGCTTAAGATCGAGGAATCCTCAGCGAGAAAGCAGGCGAAAATCGATATAGGCGAGGATGTTATCGTCGGGGTGAATAAGTACAGGCTCGCCAAGGAAAACCCCATAGACGTGCTTGACATCGACAACACTGCGGTTCGCGAGGCGCAGATAAAACGCCTTCAAAGGCTCCGTGCGGAGCGCAATGAGGCGGAATGCCGCGCAGCCCTTGAAGAGATAACAAGAGTCGCCGAGACAGGGCAGGGCAACCTCCTTGAAGCGTGTGTGAATGCCGCGAGAAAGCGTGCCTCAGTCGGTGAAATGTCTGACGCTATGGAAAAGGTTTTCGGCAGGCACAAGGCGGAAATTAAGCTTGTATCCGGAGTGTACGGAAAAGTGTTTGAGGACAGTGAAGATTTTGCTCAAATTAAGAAAGAAATAGATTCCTTCAGCGAAGAGGAGGGGCGCAGACCCAGAATCCTCATCGCTAAAATGGGGCAGGACGGACACGACAGAGGCGCTAAGGTTGTGGCTACGGCTTTTGCTGATGCCGGTTTCGATGTGGATGTGGGACCTCTGTTCCAGACTCCTGCCGAAACTGCTAAAATGGCAGTGGAGAACGATGTTCACGCCATAGGCGTATCGAGTCTCGCGGCAGGTCATAAAACCCTTGTGCCTCATCTGGCAGAAGAGCTGCGCAAGCTCGGAGCTGATGATGTTGTCATTGTCTGCGGAGGGGTTATCCCCCGTCAGGATTATGACGCGCTGTACGCCGCCGGAGCAGCCTGCATTTTCGGTCCCGGTACTCCCATAACAAAATCAGCCAGAGAAACTCTGGAAGCCATAAGGAAAAAGAAAATCTCATAA
- a CDS encoding c-type cytochrome, with protein MKRSALYLLSLLMLVSISAWAAAGGDTAERTAKTCAGCHGTYGASPGTFIPTIGGQNAEYLKKVLIELKAKKRSHSVEMSLMASGYTEEQIIAVSEWYAEKKWVDSKVKVKEYNMSATVKLIEDYSCFGCHVNNGKGEGETPAITGQAPGYLKNVLMKYKAGLIPSDEMVFLKDISEVEIDAMVSYLTELGRNR; from the coding sequence ATGAAGAGGTCAGCGCTTTATCTGTTGTCTCTCCTTATGCTCGTGTCCATCAGCGCATGGGCAGCGGCAGGGGGAGACACTGCGGAAAGAACCGCAAAAACGTGCGCGGGTTGTCACGGAACCTACGGTGCTTCACCCGGCACATTCATCCCCACTATCGGCGGTCAGAACGCCGAATATCTTAAGAAAGTTCTCATTGAGCTGAAAGCGAAAAAACGCTCCCACAGTGTTGAGATGTCTCTCATGGCATCCGGCTACACCGAGGAACAGATTATCGCTGTATCCGAATGGTACGCCGAGAAAAAATGGGTCGATTCCAAGGTTAAGGTAAAGGAATACAATATGAGCGCGACTGTTAAGCTCATTGAGGATTATTCCTGCTTCGGCTGTCACGTTAACAACGGAAAGGGCGAGGGCGAAACACCCGCAATAACCGGACAGGCGCCCGGATACCTGAAAAATGTGCTGATGAAGTATAAGGCGGGGCTGATCCCTTCGGATGAAATGGTTTTTCTCAAAGATATTAGCGAAGTTGAGATAGACGCCATGGTGTCTTATCTCACAGAACTGGGGAGGAACAGATGA